The Octadecabacter arcticus 238 genome contains a region encoding:
- the tatB gene encoding Sec-independent protein translocase protein TatB: MPNLSWMEMLVVGIVALIVIGPKDLPGMFRQVGQFVGKAKGMAREFSSAMNAAADESGINEINKTIKAAANPKKFGVDKIREASQGAVKSTLKAGGETEALKTKLSAERTATAEKLNKAMAKAAEDRIAAEKADAKVEAGPETAPKAAPKKAAPKAAAAKKAPPKTTAAKKAAPKKAATKAPVKAPVKAKSPAKDAK, encoded by the coding sequence ATGCCTAATCTTAGCTGGATGGAGATGTTGGTCGTCGGGATCGTGGCGTTGATCGTCATCGGGCCCAAGGACCTGCCGGGAATGTTCCGACAGGTCGGACAATTCGTTGGTAAGGCAAAAGGCATGGCGCGGGAGTTTTCCAGCGCGATGAATGCTGCTGCTGACGAATCAGGCATTAACGAAATTAACAAAACCATCAAAGCCGCAGCGAACCCCAAAAAGTTCGGTGTCGATAAGATCCGAGAAGCGTCCCAAGGGGCGGTGAAATCGACCCTCAAGGCTGGTGGTGAGACCGAGGCGCTGAAGACCAAGCTGTCCGCAGAGCGCACTGCAACTGCTGAGAAGCTTAATAAGGCGATGGCGAAGGCCGCTGAAGACCGGATTGCGGCTGAGAAAGCGGATGCGAAGGTGGAGGCTGGCCCTGAGACGGCGCCCAAAGCTGCGCCAAAGAAGGCAGCGCCGAAGGCGGCGGCAGCTAAAAAGGCGCCGCCAAAGACGACAGCTGCAAAAAAGGCCGCGCCGAAAAAGGCCGCCACCAAGGCTCCTGTTAAAGCCCCCGTCAAAGCCAAGTCGCCTGCAAAGGACGCCAAATGA
- a CDS encoding twin-arginine translocase TatA/TatE family subunit: MLNNIGLPGLLLIAVVVLVLFGRGKISSLMGEVGKGITAFKKGVDDSSKEIEETMSDDVKDVTPADEDTKV, from the coding sequence ATGCTCAACAATATCGGTCTTCCGGGCCTCCTTTTGATCGCTGTCGTGGTGCTGGTCCTGTTCGGGCGCGGCAAAATTTCGTCCCTGATGGGTGAAGTTGGCAAAGGCATCACCGCGTTCAAAAAGGGCGTGGACGACAGCAGCAAAGAGATCGAAGAGACGATGTCTGATGATGTCAAAGACGTGACACCCGCCGACGAAGATACAAAAGTTTAA
- a CDS encoding helix-turn-helix transcriptional regulator, giving the protein MRRADRLMTLIRHLRSGDLHRASDLAVAMDVSLRTIYRDMETLAKSGVPVEGERGTGYRITAAITLPPLNLSMAELEALHIGLAAMRQSHDPDLAAAASSLATKLDGVLPEVNAPKALAVYPFADAARGFQHLPKIRSAIRARQKLLLSTGTRDRTVRPLQLDYWGRLWTCVVWCDTSRKFDDLRIDEITSLRILPSLFVEEKGKRLRDYQSGRAREDETFVAPDHQP; this is encoded by the coding sequence ATGCGCCGCGCTGACCGATTGATGACCCTGATTCGCCATCTGCGTAGCGGCGATTTGCACCGTGCCTCTGATCTCGCGGTTGCGATGGACGTTTCCTTGCGCACGATTTACCGCGATATGGAAACACTGGCCAAATCCGGCGTCCCCGTTGAGGGTGAGCGCGGAACAGGGTATCGCATCACCGCCGCCATCACCCTGCCACCGCTAAACCTGTCTATGGCCGAACTCGAAGCATTGCATATCGGCCTCGCGGCGATGCGCCAATCGCATGACCCCGATCTGGCTGCCGCCGCCTCCAGTCTGGCAACAAAACTCGACGGGGTGCTGCCAGAGGTCAACGCGCCCAAGGCCCTTGCGGTCTATCCGTTCGCCGATGCCGCGCGCGGCTTCCAGCACCTGCCAAAAATCCGCAGCGCCATACGCGCACGGCAAAAACTATTGCTCAGCACTGGCACACGCGACCGGACGGTGCGCCCGCTGCAACTGGATTACTGGGGTCGCCTGTGGACCTGCGTTGTGTGGTGCGACACCAGCCGCAAATTCGACGATCTGCGCATCGACGAAATCACGTCACTGCGAATCTTGCCGAGTTTGTTTGTCGAAGAAAAAGGCAAACGCCTACGTGATTATCAATCAGGCAGAGCGCGGGAAGATGAAACATTTGTCGCGCCGGATCATCAGCCATAG
- a CDS encoding ABC transporter ATP-binding protein, with translation MVSDTSPLQPRLEIRNLVRSFGGLRVVDDVSLSIMPGQVTCLLGPSGCGKSTTLRMIAGIEKQDAGSIWADGALVCDGVFRVPPEGRATGLMFQDFALFPHLSVAGNVAYGLSGRASKTRGRVQELLERVGMSAHIDRYPHELSGGEQQRVALARALAPRPKIMLMDEPFSGLDDRLRDDIRDETLEVLKAEGTAVLLVTHEPGEAMRMADEIALMRDGKIVQMGAPYNIYNTPVDKEAAGFFSDINTVPAHVHGALAATQFGQFLVPGVADGTAVDIVIRPQHLKIDFDRAGKGPNATIADGTPARGTVKRARFMGIESLVEFTLDDGSQMKAVIPSVFLPKKGTVLWLMIRRDKCFIFPRSA, from the coding sequence ATGGTGAGCGACACATCCCCCCTGCAACCGCGTCTAGAAATTCGCAATTTGGTGCGCAGCTTTGGCGGGCTGCGGGTTGTGGATGACGTGTCGTTGTCGATCATGCCGGGGCAGGTGACCTGTTTGCTGGGGCCATCAGGTTGCGGCAAATCCACGACATTGCGAATGATTGCAGGCATCGAAAAGCAGGACGCAGGGTCGATCTGGGCGGACGGAGCATTGGTCTGCGACGGCGTGTTCCGCGTCCCGCCCGAAGGGCGCGCAACGGGCCTGATGTTTCAGGATTTCGCGCTGTTCCCGCATTTGAGCGTGGCAGGCAATGTCGCCTACGGGCTGTCGGGGCGTGCATCCAAGACCCGTGGGCGGGTCCAAGAACTGCTGGAACGTGTTGGCATGTCCGCCCACATTGACCGTTATCCACATGAGCTTTCGGGGGGCGAACAACAGCGAGTCGCACTTGCCCGCGCGCTTGCGCCGCGGCCCAAAATCATGCTGATGGATGAACCTTTTTCCGGCCTTGATGACCGTCTGCGCGATGACATCCGCGATGAAACGCTTGAGGTGCTAAAGGCTGAAGGTACTGCCGTTTTGCTGGTCACCCATGAGCCGGGCGAAGCGATGCGCATGGCCGATGAAATCGCACTGATGCGCGATGGGAAGATCGTCCAGATGGGCGCACCCTATAATATCTACAATACGCCTGTCGACAAAGAAGCCGCTGGTTTCTTTAGCGATATCAACACCGTGCCTGCACATGTCCACGGCGCATTGGCGGCCACGCAGTTTGGTCAATTCCTTGTACCCGGTGTGGCGGATGGCACGGCGGTGGACATCGTGATCCGGCCACAGCATTTGAAGATCGACTTTGATCGTGCGGGCAAGGGGCCGAATGCGACCATAGCCGACGGCACGCCTGCGCGGGGTACAGTCAAGCGGGCGCGGTTTATGGGGATCGAAAGTCTGGTGGAATTCACCCTGGATGATGGCAGCCAAATGAAGGCGGTCATTCCGTCGGTGTTCTTGCCCAAAAAAGGCACGGTCCTATGGCTGATGATCCGGCGCGACAAATGTTTCATCTTCCCGCGCTCTGCCTGA
- a CDS encoding SDR family oxidoreductase, which yields MDMGIKGKRALVCASSKGLGRGCAEALAAEGVDLVLNARGSDALEATAAAIRAVHGVDVVTVAADITTPAGREAVLAAAQGVDILVTNAGGPPPGTWSDWDRDDFIAALDANMLTPIALMQALMPAMIDRGWGRVVNITSGSVKAPIPALGLSNTARTGLTGFVAGTSRQVAGSGVTINNLLPGIHATDRAIQLDTGVSTAQGISMEQAKVNRSATIPAGRYGTAQEFGAACAFLCSDHAGFIVGQNLLLDGGAVNATL from the coding sequence ATGGACATGGGCATCAAAGGCAAGCGGGCACTGGTTTGTGCATCCTCTAAGGGTCTCGGGCGGGGCTGCGCTGAGGCGTTGGCCGCTGAGGGCGTCGATCTGGTCTTGAACGCGCGCGGGTCTGACGCATTGGAAGCCACGGCTGCGGCGATTCGCGCAGTACACGGTGTGGATGTCGTAACGGTTGCGGCCGATATAACGACGCCGGCAGGTCGAGAGGCTGTTTTAGCAGCGGCGCAAGGCGTTGATATCTTGGTGACAAATGCAGGCGGCCCGCCACCGGGAACATGGTCGGACTGGGATCGCGACGATTTTATTGCCGCCTTGGATGCCAATATGCTGACGCCGATTGCTTTGATGCAAGCCTTGATGCCTGCGATGATTGATCGCGGCTGGGGGCGTGTGGTGAACATCACGTCGGGGTCGGTCAAAGCGCCGATCCCCGCACTGGGGCTGTCCAATACCGCCCGTACGGGTCTGACAGGATTTGTCGCCGGAACGTCGCGGCAGGTGGCTGGGTCCGGCGTGACGATCAACAACCTTTTGCCCGGGATTCACGCAACAGACCGCGCGATCCAATTGGACACGGGTGTCAGCACGGCGCAGGGCATTTCTATGGAACAGGCTAAGGTGAACCGGTCTGCGACGATCCCTGCTGGACGCTACGGAACGGCACAAGAATTTGGCGCGGCCTGTGCGTTTTTGTGTTCGGACCATGCGGGTTTCATTGTCGGGCAAAACCTGTTGCTGGATGGTGGCGCAGTGAACGCGACGCTTTAG
- a CDS encoding Hint domain-containing protein → MTDGVAEGEGVTFKDDLVLDDVYQLSPNLTRKALTYEKCDGTAFIVADDTEIGTPGNQLYLDCTITLMGPDSTTYEALVWVEVEGDEAAEVYLMPLATLRAEYDYRLVGADRETAAAKFGDVACVRFARGTNITLASGAQIPIEDLKVGDRVLTRDAGPQQIRWIGNTTLRAVGDYAPVVITAGALFNTRDLVLSPDHRLFIYQREDRIGAGRSEVLVKVRHLINGTTVYQQRGGFVDYFQILFDDHQIIYAEGIAAETLLVDARTRAALPDDVSATDHLDTSHQAFEVTESLANRPDVVALLKRASSS, encoded by the coding sequence GTGACCGATGGCGTGGCCGAAGGCGAAGGCGTGACGTTCAAGGACGACCTTGTGCTTGATGACGTCTACCAGCTCTCCCCGAACCTCACGCGCAAGGCTTTAACATACGAAAAATGCGACGGCACAGCCTTCATCGTCGCCGATGACACCGAGATCGGGACACCGGGAAATCAACTGTATCTCGACTGCACGATCACCTTGATGGGCCCTGACAGCACGACCTACGAAGCGCTGGTCTGGGTCGAAGTCGAAGGCGATGAAGCTGCTGAGGTTTACCTGATGCCATTGGCGACCCTGCGCGCAGAATACGATTATCGCCTTGTTGGGGCTGATCGCGAAACAGCGGCGGCAAAATTCGGCGATGTTGCCTGCGTGCGCTTCGCCCGTGGCACCAACATCACGCTGGCATCCGGCGCGCAAATTCCGATTGAAGACCTCAAGGTCGGCGACCGTGTCCTGACCCGTGACGCAGGCCCACAGCAAATCCGCTGGATCGGCAACACGACATTGCGCGCCGTGGGCGATTACGCCCCCGTGGTCATCACCGCAGGTGCGCTGTTTAACACCCGCGATCTGGTCCTCTCCCCTGACCACCGCCTGTTCATCTACCAACGCGAAGACCGCATTGGCGCTGGCCGATCCGAAGTGCTTGTAAAAGTCCGCCACCTGATCAACGGCACGACTGTTTACCAACAGCGCGGCGGGTTTGTGGACTATTTCCAGATCCTGTTTGACGATCACCAGATCATCTACGCCGAAGGCATCGCCGCCGAAACGCTGCTGGTAGACGCGCGCACCCGCGCAGCCCTGCCCGATGACGTCAGCGCGACCGATCATCTCGACACGTCGCATCAGGCGTTTGAAGTTACCGAAAGCCTCGCCAATCGTCCCGACGTGGTCGCGCTGCTGAAACGCGCCTCGTCCAGCTAG
- a CDS encoding peptide chain release factor 3, with product MTNRPALPAEIARRRTFAIISHPDAGKTTLTEKFLLFGGAIQMAGQVRAKGEARRTRSDFMQMEKDRGISVSASAMSFDYKHFRYNLVDTPGHSDFSEDTYRTLTAVDAAVMVIDGAKGVESQTRKLFEVCRLRDLPILTFCNKMDRESRDTFEIIDEIQENLAIDVTPASWPIGTGRDFIGCYDILRDRLDIMDRADRNTVAASVEIKGLDDPKWEEYVPERLLAQFREEIEMAKELLPKLDPKAVLEGTMTPIWFGSAINSFGVRELMEGISQYGPEPQPQTAQPRTILPEEKNVTGFVFKVQANMDPKHRDRVAFVRMASGHFTRGQKLTHVRTKKQMAISNPVLFLASDRELAEEAWAGDIIGIPNHGQLRIGDTLTEGEVLNVKGIPSFAPELLQGVRSGDPLKSKHLEKALMQFAEEGAAKVFKPSFGSGFIVGVVGPLQFEVLASRIELEYGLPVRFEQSQFTSARWVSGDKIAVEKFSTANKLHIGTDSDGDTVYLTRLQWDIDRVGRDYPDINLTATKEMMAE from the coding sequence ATGACAAATCGCCCTGCCCTCCCAGCTGAAATTGCCCGCCGCCGGACCTTTGCGATCATCTCGCATCCCGACGCAGGCAAGACGACCTTGACGGAAAAGTTTCTGCTGTTTGGCGGAGCGATCCAGATGGCGGGCCAAGTGCGCGCCAAAGGCGAGGCACGGCGCACGCGATCGGACTTTATGCAGATGGAAAAGGACCGCGGAATTTCCGTATCCGCATCTGCAATGTCGTTTGATTACAAACACTTCCGCTACAATCTTGTCGACACACCGGGCCACTCTGATTTTTCCGAAGACACCTACCGCACCCTCACGGCCGTGGACGCCGCCGTCATGGTCATTGACGGCGCCAAAGGCGTGGAATCCCAAACCCGCAAACTGTTTGAGGTGTGCCGCCTGCGCGACCTGCCGATCCTGACATTTTGTAACAAAATGGACCGCGAAAGCCGCGATACTTTTGAAATCATCGACGAAATTCAAGAAAACCTCGCCATTGACGTGACACCAGCCAGCTGGCCCATCGGCACGGGCCGCGATTTTATCGGCTGTTATGACATTCTGCGCGACCGCCTTGATATTATGGACCGCGCAGATCGAAATACGGTCGCCGCAAGTGTTGAAATCAAAGGCTTGGACGACCCAAAATGGGAAGAATACGTGCCAGAACGCCTGCTGGCGCAGTTTCGTGAAGAAATCGAAATGGCGAAAGAACTGCTGCCCAAACTCGACCCCAAGGCGGTGCTCGAAGGGACAATGACGCCGATCTGGTTTGGTTCTGCGATCAATTCATTTGGCGTGCGCGAATTGATGGAAGGGATCAGTCAATACGGCCCCGAACCCCAGCCGCAAACCGCCCAGCCCCGCACGATCCTGCCCGAAGAAAAGAACGTTACCGGATTCGTGTTCAAGGTTCAGGCCAATATGGACCCAAAACACCGCGACCGCGTTGCGTTCGTGCGCATGGCTTCGGGCCACTTCACCCGCGGGCAAAAACTGACCCATGTGCGCACCAAGAAACAGATGGCAATTTCCAATCCCGTGCTGTTCCTCGCGTCTGACCGCGAACTCGCCGAAGAAGCTTGGGCTGGCGACATCATCGGCATTCCCAACCACGGCCAATTGCGCATTGGCGACACACTGACCGAAGGCGAAGTCCTAAACGTCAAAGGCATCCCAAGCTTTGCACCCGAACTGTTACAAGGTGTGCGATCAGGCGATCCGTTGAAATCCAAACACCTCGAAAAAGCGCTGATGCAATTCGCCGAAGAAGGCGCTGCCAAAGTGTTCAAACCCTCCTTCGGGTCCGGCTTTATTGTCGGCGTCGTCGGTCCACTACAATTCGAAGTCCTCGCCTCGCGGATCGAACTGGAATACGGCCTGCCCGTGCGGTTTGAACAATCCCAATTCACCTCAGCCCGCTGGGTCTCTGGTGACAAAATCGCAGTGGAAAAATTCAGCACCGCCAACAAGCTGCACATCGGAACCGACAGCGACGGCGACACCGTCTATCTGACCCGCCTGCAATGGGACATTGACCGCGTCGGGCGCGATTACCCCGACATCAACCTGACAGCGACCAAGGAAATGATGGCCGAATAA
- a CDS encoding IS4 family transposase produces MITKALTTLKKRLSPHLELSNSRLETMCLLIMGMVNARTVNLSHLACEFPTDSKVESTYRRLQRFFQHVDLGSDWAAPLLVKMIGSGPTWHLCLDRTNWKISQRHVNFLVLAIVTRRHRIPLMWSVLGRAGNSDTAQRIALMKRYLSVFEVSTIKFLLADREFIGAQWLDFLHKNNVPFVIRIKANQLVTTQDGKTQNLSTLLRTCRGKRNFDARFGGNNLGEATWFSFAAKRIKGGELLIVVSNRPAHRALATYKKRWAIESLFGDTKTRGFNLEDTRLTISKKLELLLGLVALAVAWASKTATKLIGGGKMKRKKHGYFAKSFFRIGFDQLRKLLRSDPNAAVSPWILIPHIITRVV; encoded by the coding sequence ATGATCACGAAAGCCCTGACGACCCTCAAGAAGAGGTTATCCCCCCATTTAGAGTTGAGCAACAGTCGCCTTGAAACGATGTGCCTCTTGATCATGGGAATGGTGAATGCCCGGACGGTAAATTTGAGCCATCTGGCCTGTGAGTTTCCTACCGATAGCAAGGTTGAAAGCACCTACCGTCGCCTACAACGCTTTTTCCAGCATGTTGATCTTGGCTCGGATTGGGCGGCCCCCTTGCTTGTTAAAATGATTGGTTCTGGCCCCACCTGGCATTTATGCTTGGACCGAACAAATTGGAAAATTAGCCAACGCCATGTCAACTTCTTGGTCTTAGCCATTGTCACACGCCGCCACCGTATTCCGTTGATGTGGAGCGTTTTGGGGCGTGCAGGGAACAGCGATACTGCTCAGCGCATTGCCTTGATGAAACGTTATCTGTCGGTGTTTGAGGTCTCCACCATCAAGTTCTTGTTAGCGGACCGGGAATTCATTGGAGCACAATGGTTGGATTTTCTTCATAAAAACAACGTCCCATTTGTCATCCGTATCAAAGCAAACCAACTTGTGACCACACAGGACGGGAAAACGCAAAATCTAAGCACCTTGTTGCGCACCTGTCGCGGTAAGCGCAACTTTGATGCCCGATTTGGAGGCAACAATTTGGGGGAGGCCACGTGGTTTAGCTTTGCTGCAAAGCGCATCAAGGGGGGTGAGCTTTTGATCGTCGTCTCTAACCGGCCCGCACATCGGGCCCTCGCCACCTACAAGAAAAGATGGGCCATTGAGAGCCTCTTTGGCGACACAAAGACACGCGGCTTCAATCTTGAAGACACACGACTGACCATCTCCAAAAAACTTGAGCTTCTTTTAGGTCTCGTTGCGCTCGCGGTTGCATGGGCATCTAAAACCGCCACAAAGCTTATTGGAGGCGGGAAAATGAAGCGGAAAAAACACGGATATTTTGCAAAGTCATTCTTTCGAATTGGCTTCGATCAGCTCCGTAAACTGCTCAGGTCAGACCCAAACGCCGCTGTCTCACCGTGGATACTAATTCCACACATAATCACAAGAGTCGTGTAG
- a CDS encoding DEAD/DEAH box helicase gives MIKFSDLKLDAKVLKAVEETGYETPTPIQAGAIPPALEGRDVLGIAQTGTGKTAGFTLPMITMLKRGRARARMPRSLVLAPTRELAAQVAENFDTYAKYTKLTKALLIGGVSFKEQDNLIDRGVDVLIATPGRLLDHFERGKLILSDVKIMVVDEADRMLDMGFIPDIERIFGLTPFTRQTLFFSATMAPEIERITNTFLSNPAKIEVARAATTSETITQGVIMFKGSKKASEASEKQKLLRDIIASEGADCRNGIIFCNRKIDVDAVAKSMTKAGLDASPIHGDLEQSHRMRTLAKFRDGTLRFLVASDVAARGLDIPNVSHVFNYDVPSHAEDYVHRIGRTGRAGKTGTTIMICTPRDQKNFDDIERLVEMAIPRMELPGMASVAPVATPVDAAAPSDDKPKRTRTRGGRGRRTDAEKVAISPVDAAQADTAQQDTPKVETPEAGAAKAKAETPMAQTPAVETAKVDPPRSETKKIESPKAEPTRNAPRQDHSDNSNRERSRGGHNRGGRDNHDRGPKIVGMGDDAPTFITLSFDERQDG, from the coding sequence TTGATTAAATTCAGTGACTTAAAACTTGACGCCAAGGTCCTCAAGGCCGTCGAAGAAACTGGCTACGAGACGCCAACCCCCATTCAAGCCGGTGCGATTCCCCCCGCATTAGAAGGCCGCGACGTGCTGGGTATTGCCCAAACGGGCACTGGCAAAACCGCCGGCTTCACGCTGCCGATGATCACCATGTTGAAACGAGGCCGCGCCCGTGCGCGCATGCCCCGGTCCTTGGTGCTGGCCCCAACTCGTGAATTAGCCGCGCAAGTGGCTGAAAACTTTGACACTTATGCCAAATACACCAAGCTGACCAAAGCGTTGTTGATTGGTGGCGTGTCGTTCAAAGAACAAGACAACCTGATTGATCGCGGCGTCGACGTTCTGATTGCCACCCCCGGCCGTCTTCTGGACCACTTTGAGCGTGGCAAACTGATCCTGTCGGACGTGAAAATCATGGTCGTCGATGAGGCTGACCGCATGCTCGACATGGGTTTCATCCCTGATATTGAACGCATTTTTGGGCTCACCCCGTTCACCCGCCAGACGCTGTTCTTCTCTGCAACGATGGCACCCGAAATTGAGCGGATCACCAACACATTCCTGTCCAACCCCGCCAAAATCGAAGTCGCACGCGCCGCAACAACGTCCGAGACGATTACGCAGGGCGTGATTATGTTCAAAGGCTCCAAGAAAGCCTCTGAGGCCAGTGAAAAACAAAAGCTTCTGCGCGATATCATCGCCAGTGAGGGCGCTGATTGCCGCAATGGCATCATCTTCTGTAATCGCAAGATTGACGTCGATGCAGTTGCTAAATCAATGACAAAGGCGGGTCTGGATGCCTCCCCGATCCACGGCGATCTGGAACAGTCACACCGGATGCGCACACTTGCGAAATTCCGCGACGGCACGCTGCGCTTTCTTGTGGCATCCGACGTTGCGGCCCGGGGCCTCGATATTCCGAACGTAAGCCACGTGTTTAACTACGACGTTCCCAGCCACGCGGAAGACTATGTGCACCGGATTGGTCGCACGGGTCGGGCGGGCAAAACCGGTACGACGATCATGATTTGCACACCGCGCGACCAGAAGAATTTCGATGATATTGAACGGCTTGTGGAAATGGCGATCCCTAGAATGGAATTGCCAGGCATGGCGTCGGTGGCACCGGTGGCGACACCTGTGGATGCCGCAGCACCAAGCGACGACAAGCCAAAACGGACACGGACCCGTGGCGGTCGTGGTCGTAGGACTGATGCGGAAAAGGTAGCAATTTCGCCCGTAGATGCGGCACAGGCTGACACCGCGCAGCAGGACACACCCAAGGTCGAAACACCCGAAGCGGGCGCAGCCAAGGCCAAGGCTGAAACCCCAATGGCTCAAACCCCAGCGGTCGAAACTGCAAAAGTTGATCCGCCACGGTCTGAGACAAAGAAGATTGAATCACCTAAAGCGGAACCAACACGGAATGCCCCGCGTCAGGATCACAGCGACAACTCCAATCGTGAGCGATCACGCGGTGGACACAATCGGGGTGGACGCGACAACCATGATCGTGGACCCAAGATTGTGGGTATGGGCGATGATGCTCCAACGTTCATCACTTTAAGTTTTGATGAACGACAGGATGGCTAA
- a CDS encoding ribonuclease J yields MSKARLMYLPLGGAGEIGMNCYVYGYGPADAERLIVVDLGVTFPDMDGTPGVDLILPDISWLAARKSQIEAIFITHGHEDHVGAVGHLYERLGAPIYARAFTANLARRKMSEHGFSDKTVKTVGKWPETVKVGPFEVGFVPISHSIPESSGLVIDSKGGRIIHTGDFKIDVEPGIGEPFDYDLWASLGKDGVKALVCDSTNVFSREEGRSESTVGPEIEKFLINAKGMVAATTFASNVSRVRTIALAAERAGRSVCLLGRSMRRMVEAATEVGILNDFPHVIPPEEVGNLPRENVLLLVTGSQGERRAASAQLANGKYMGITMREGDTFLFSSKTIPGNEKGVIHIMNQFSELGVDVVDDSSGGLYHVSGHANRPDLDTMRDLIKPQTLIPMHGEHRHLREHVNIGEAAGVQGVLAVNGMMVDLSGNKAKVVEHIETGRMYLDGSVKVGQFDGVVRDRIRMALNGHVIVTLIIDENGDPMGDPWCEIMGLPKQGRNNAPLVDVLEEDLSQFLGRANDRTLADDEKLEKELRTIARKTAYSEIGKKPEVTVVISRLA; encoded by the coding sequence ATGAGCAAAGCTAGATTGATGTATCTCCCCCTCGGTGGCGCGGGCGAGATTGGTATGAATTGTTACGTTTACGGCTACGGCCCAGCGGACGCGGAACGACTGATTGTAGTTGATTTGGGGGTCACGTTCCCCGATATGGACGGCACACCGGGGGTTGATTTGATCCTGCCGGATATCTCGTGGCTTGCCGCGCGCAAAAGCCAGATTGAGGCGATTTTCATCACCCACGGCCATGAAGACCACGTCGGCGCTGTTGGCCATTTGTACGAACGCCTTGGCGCGCCGATTTATGCGCGTGCGTTTACCGCCAACCTTGCGCGGCGCAAAATGTCCGAACACGGGTTCTCTGACAAGACAGTGAAGACCGTGGGGAAATGGCCTGAAACCGTAAAGGTTGGCCCGTTTGAGGTTGGTTTTGTGCCGATTTCACACTCCATCCCTGAAAGCTCAGGTCTGGTGATTGACAGCAAAGGTGGGCGCATCATCCATACCGGCGATTTCAAGATTGATGTCGAACCCGGTATCGGTGAGCCGTTTGATTATGATCTTTGGGCATCACTGGGCAAAGACGGTGTCAAAGCGCTGGTCTGCGATTCCACCAATGTGTTTTCGCGCGAAGAAGGCCGTAGCGAATCCACCGTCGGCCCAGAGATCGAAAAGTTTCTGATCAACGCCAAAGGCATGGTTGCGGCGACAACATTTGCGTCCAACGTGTCGCGCGTGCGCACGATTGCGCTGGCCGCTGAACGTGCGGGTCGGTCTGTCTGTCTGTTGGGCCGTTCCATGCGCCGCATGGTAGAAGCCGCAACTGAAGTCGGCATTCTGAACGACTTTCCACATGTGATCCCCCCAGAAGAGGTGGGCAACTTGCCGCGTGAAAACGTGTTGTTGTTGGTGACTGGATCGCAGGGTGAACGCCGCGCGGCGTCTGCACAACTGGCCAATGGCAAGTACATGGGCATCACGATGAGAGAGGGCGACACGTTCCTGTTTTCATCGAAAACCATTCCCGGAAACGAGAAGGGCGTCATTCATATCATGAACCAATTCAGTGAGTTGGGTGTGGATGTGGTCGACGATTCCAGTGGCGGGCTGTATCACGTCTCCGGCCACGCGAACCGCCCTGATCTGGACACCATGCGCGATCTGATCAAGCCACAAACGCTGATTCCGATGCACGGTGAACACCGCCACCTGCGCGAACACGTCAATATCGGCGAAGCTGCTGGCGTGCAGGGTGTGTTGGCCGTCAATGGCATGATGGTCGATCTGTCCGGCAACAAGGCAAAAGTTGTCGAGCATATCGAGACAGGCCGCATGTATCTCGACGGATCGGTCAAAGTCGGCCAGTTTGACGGTGTTGTGCGCGACCGTATTCGCATGGCGCTGAATGGCCATGTGATCGTGACATTGATCATCGACGAAAACGGCGATCCAATGGGCGATCCGTGGTGCGAAATCATGGGCCTGCCAAAGCAGGGTCGCAACAATGCGCCGCTTGTGGATGTCCTCGAAGAAGACCTAAGCCAGTTCTTGGGTCGCGCAAATGATCGCACGTTGGCCGACGATGAAAAGCTCGAAAAAGAGCTGCGCACCATCGCACGGAAGACAGCCTATAGTGAGATTGGGAAGAAGCCAGAAGTCACTGTGGTCATTTCACGACTGGCCTAA